Proteins encoded within one genomic window of Halomonas sp. YLGW01:
- the clpA gene encoding ATP-dependent Clp protease ATP-binding subunit ClpA: MLSKELELTLNTAFTVARSKRHEFMTVEHLLLALLDNASAADVLRACGANLDKLRSDLQDFINSTTPLIPEDQSDRETQPTLGFQRVLQRAVFHVQSSGKSEVTGANVLVAIFSEQESQAVYFLKQQNVARVDAVNYIAHGISKVSGHGPSPSSSPSHDAEDAEEGVSDGNAHPLTGYATNLNEQARLGKIDPLIGRDHELERVVQILARRRKNNPLLVGEAGVGKTAIAEGLAKRIVEEDVPEVIADAVVYSLDMGALLAGTKYRGDFEKRLKSLLAELKKQPNSILFIDEIHTVIGAGAASGGVMDASNLLKPLLSSGELRCIGSTTFQEFRGIFEKDRALARRFQKVDVLAPSVEDTIRILKGLRGRFEEHHKLKYTDGALESASRLADRYINDRHLPDKAIDVIDEAGAHQRLLPPEVRVDTIDVDQVEAVVASIARIPPKSVSNSDRKLLENLERDLKMLVFGQDEAITGLSAAIKLSRAGLKSPDKPVGSFLFSGPTGVGKTEVARQLAALMGVELVRFDMSEYMERHTVSRLIGAPPGYVGYDQGGLLTEAITKQPHCVLLLDEIEKAHPDVFNLLLQVMDHGRLTDNNGREADFRHVVLIMTSNAGAEQISRRSIGFNPQDHSTDGMEVIRKTFSPEFRNRLDGIIPFSALPAAVVRNVVDKFLVELQAQLDEKRVQLDVADDARAWLAERGYDPEMGARPMARLIQEKLKKPLAEMILFGNLAEHGGVVHVTVEEDSDELHLATEEELAEP, from the coding sequence ATGCTGAGCAAAGAACTCGAACTCACGCTGAATACGGCCTTTACCGTGGCGCGCTCCAAGCGTCACGAATTCATGACCGTCGAACACTTGCTGCTGGCGCTGTTGGACAATGCCTCCGCGGCCGATGTGCTGCGCGCCTGCGGTGCCAACCTGGACAAGCTGCGCTCGGATCTGCAGGACTTCATCAATTCCACGACACCGCTGATTCCCGAGGATCAGAGCGATCGGGAAACCCAGCCGACCCTGGGGTTCCAGCGCGTACTGCAGCGGGCGGTCTTCCATGTCCAGTCCTCCGGCAAGAGCGAGGTCACCGGCGCCAACGTGCTGGTGGCGATCTTCTCCGAGCAGGAAAGCCAGGCGGTCTACTTCCTCAAGCAGCAGAACGTGGCGCGAGTGGACGCCGTCAACTATATCGCCCACGGGATCTCCAAGGTCTCCGGGCACGGTCCGTCGCCCTCCTCCTCGCCGTCTCATGATGCCGAGGACGCCGAAGAGGGTGTCAGTGACGGCAATGCCCATCCGCTGACCGGCTATGCCACCAATCTCAACGAGCAGGCACGCCTTGGCAAGATCGACCCGCTGATCGGCCGCGATCATGAGCTCGAGCGCGTGGTGCAGATCCTCGCGCGCCGGCGCAAGAACAACCCGCTGCTGGTGGGCGAGGCCGGTGTGGGCAAGACCGCCATCGCTGAGGGGCTCGCCAAGCGGATCGTCGAGGAAGACGTGCCCGAGGTGATCGCCGATGCGGTGGTCTACTCGCTGGACATGGGCGCCCTGCTGGCCGGTACCAAGTACCGCGGCGACTTCGAGAAACGCCTGAAGAGCCTGCTGGCCGAACTCAAGAAGCAGCCCAACTCCATCCTCTTCATCGACGAGATCCATACCGTGATCGGCGCCGGCGCCGCCTCCGGCGGGGTGATGGACGCGTCCAACCTGCTCAAGCCGTTGCTCTCCTCGGGGGAGTTGCGCTGCATCGGCTCGACCACCTTCCAGGAGTTCCGCGGCATCTTCGAGAAGGACCGGGCGCTGGCACGGCGTTTCCAGAAGGTCGATGTCCTGGCTCCCTCGGTCGAGGACACCATTCGCATCCTCAAGGGGCTGCGCGGCCGCTTCGAGGAGCATCACAAGCTCAAGTACACCGATGGAGCGCTGGAGAGCGCCTCGCGGCTGGCCGACCGGTACATCAATGATCGTCACCTGCCGGACAAGGCCATCGACGTGATCGATGAGGCCGGCGCCCACCAGCGGCTGCTGCCGCCGGAGGTGCGTGTCGATACCATCGACGTCGATCAGGTCGAGGCGGTGGTGGCCTCTATCGCCCGGATCCCGCCGAAGAGCGTCTCGAACTCCGATCGCAAGCTGCTCGAGAACCTCGAGCGGGACCTGAAGATGCTGGTGTTCGGTCAGGACGAGGCGATCACCGGGCTGTCGGCGGCCATCAAGCTGTCTCGCGCCGGTCTCAAGTCGCCCGACAAGCCGGTGGGCAGCTTCCTGTTCAGCGGTCCCACCGGGGTCGGCAAGACCGAGGTGGCCCGCCAGCTGGCTGCTCTGATGGGCGTCGAGCTGGTGCGCTTCGACATGTCCGAGTACATGGAGCGTCACACCGTATCGCGCTTGATCGGTGCGCCGCCGGGCTATGTCGGCTACGATCAGGGCGGCCTTTTGACCGAGGCGATCACCAAGCAGCCACACTGCGTGCTGCTGCTCGACGAGATCGAGAAGGCGCACCCGGATGTCTTCAACCTACTGCTGCAGGTCATGGATCACGGCCGCCTGACCGACAACAACGGCCGCGAGGCGGACTTCCGTCACGTGGTGCTGATCATGACCTCGAACGCCGGGGCCGAGCAGATCTCGCGCCGTTCCATCGGCTTCAATCCCCAGGATCATTCGACCGATGGCATGGAGGTCATCCGCAAGACCTTCTCGCCGGAGTTCCGCAACCGCCTGGATGGCATCATCCCGTTCAGCGCGTTGCCCGCCGCGGTGGTGCGCAACGTGGTCGACAAGTTCCTGGTCGAGCTGCAGGCGCAGCTGGACGAGAAGCGCGTCCAGCTGGATGTGGCCGATGACGCCCGCGCCTGGCTGGCCGAGCGGGGCTATGACCCGGAGATGGGGGCCCGTCCGATGGCGCGCCTGATTCAGGAGAAGCTGAAGAAGCCACTGGCGGAGATGATCCTGTTCGGCAACCTGGCCGAGCACGGCGGGGTGGTGCATGTGACCGTGGAGGAGGACAGCGACGAGTTGCATCTCGCCACCGAGGAGGAACTGGCAGAACCCTGA